One region of Populus trichocarpa isolate Nisqually-1 chromosome 4, P.trichocarpa_v4.1, whole genome shotgun sequence genomic DNA includes:
- the LOC7470000 gene encoding protein RER1A gives MEGFGDENASVVSPVARWEHDAWRMYRFYLDKATPHAVYRWIGTLVIVAVYCSRLYYVRGFYIIVYGLGVYIVNLLSGFLSLLVDPEHADGPLLPTSCSDEFKPLIRRLPEFKFWYSFTRAFIIAFAMTFFPVFDVPVVWSILLCSWTLLFVITMGYQIRYLIRYKCTLFNIGKQKYGGKKSSASNNVSCMA, from the exons ATGGAAGGATTTGGGGATGAGAATGCCTCAGTGGTGTCACCTGTTGCTCGATGGGAACATGATGCATGGAGGATGTATAGATTTTATCTGGATAAGGCTACACCTCATGCTGTCTATAGGTGGATTGGGACTCTTGTTATAGTGGCTGTCTATTGTTCACGACTTTATTACGTTCGAGGGTTTTACATCATTGTTTATGGGCTCGGGGTATACATAGTGAATTTGTTAAGTGGGTTTTTGTCACTTCTGGTTGATCCTGAACATGCAGATGGTCCTTTGCTTCCGACAAGTTGTTCCGATGAATTCAAGCCACTCATCCGCCGGCTTCCAGAGTTCAAATTCTG GTACTCCTTCACAAGGGCATTCATCATCGCTTTTGCGATGACATTCTTTCCAGTGTTTGATGTTCCTGTCGTTTGGTCTATATTGCTCTGTTCCTGGACTCTTCTTTTTGTCATCACAATGGGGTATCAAATTAGATACTTGATCAGATACAAGTGTACCCTATTCAACATTGGAAAGCAG AAATACGGTGGTAAGAAATCATCTGCAAGTAACAATGTTTCCTGCATGGCCTGA
- the LOC7461228 gene encoding protein RER1A has protein sequence MEGVGAEGASVASPVAQWGHDVWRIYQYYLDKSTPHTVYRWIGTLVAVAIYCLRVCYIQGFYIIAYGLGIYILNLLIGFLSPLVDPEIDPSDGPSLPTKGSDEFKPFIRRLPEFKFWYSFTKAFVIAFVMTFFSMFDVPVFWPILLCYWIVLFVLTMRRQIAHMIKYKYIPFSLGKQKYGGKKSSASSSGSRGD, from the exons ATGGAGGGAGTTGGGGCTGAGGGTGCCTCGGTTGCATCGCCTGTTGCACAATGGGGACATGATGTTTGGAGGATTTATCAGTATTATCTTGATAAGAGTACACCTCATACGGTCTACAGGTGGATTGGCACTCTTGTTGCAGTGGCTATCTACTGCTTGCGAGTTTGTTATATTCAAGGGTTTTACATCATTGCCTATGGGCTTGGAATATACATACTGAATTTGCTAATTGGGTTTTTGTCACCACTGGTTGATCCTGAAATTGATCCTTCAGATGGTCCTTCGTTGCCGACAAAGGGTTCTGATGAATTCAAGCCCTTCATTCGCCGACTTCCTGAGTTTAAATTCTG GTACTCCTTCACAAAGGCATTCGTCATCGCATTTGTTATGACCTTCTTTTCCATGTTTGATGTTCCTGTCTTTTGGCCTATTTTGCTCTGTTACTGGATTGTTCTTTTTGTCCTTACAATGAGGCGCCAAATTGCACATATGatcaaatacaaatatattCCATTCAGTTTAGGAAAACAG AAGTATGGTGGTAAGAAATCTTCTGCAAGTAGCAGTGGCTCCCGTGGGGACTAA